DNA sequence from the Acidobacteriota bacterium genome:
CTGGTCGGCAGCTATCGCTACGACAACCAGGGCGTGTCCGCTCAACGGGTGACCGTGATCGACAAGGGGATCCTCAAGAGCTTCCTCATGTCCCGATCTCCCATCGAAGGCTTCCCGAACTCCAACGGCCACGGCCGCAAGCAACCCGGAAACAAGCCTGTGGCCAGACAGTCGAACCTGATCGTCGAGGTGGAGAACCCCCTGACCGGCGACGAGCTCAAGGAGAGATTCGTCGAGTCCATCCAGGCGGCGGACAAGCCATTCGGCCTGCGTATCGAGGAAATCCAGGGCGGATTCACCTTCACGGGACGGATGATGCCGAACTCCTTCAACGTCACGCCGCTTCTCGTCTACCGGGTCTATCCCGATGGCCGCGAGGAACTGGTGCGCGGCGTCGACCTGATCGGCACGCCGCTCACGACGTTCAGCCGCGTGGTCGCCGCCGACGACAGGATCGGCGTCTTCAACGGCCTCTGCGGCGCCGAATCAGGCATGGTGCCGGTTTCCGCGGCCGCACCGTCGGTCCTGGTATCGCAGATCGAAGTGCAGAAGAAGGAGAAATCCCAGGATCGACCACCCATCCTTCCAGCACCCGTGGGAGACATCTAGCCATGCTTCGGTCAAGGCAAGACCGGCGGGCGCGCGTCGTGCCGCATCCCCTTCTGGCCACCTTCGTGGCCCTGCTACTGCTCCCGCTCCCCGCGGCGAACGCACAGGAAACGGCCGAACTCAACGTCATCATGCAGGCCATGCGCGACGAACTGGCGCGCAGCACCGAGCAACTCGAGTTGGAGGGGCTGGAAAAGCCCTACTTCCTCGCATACACCGTGCGGGAGAGCGAGCAGTTGAATGCCGCCGGGAGCTTCGGGGCGTTGCTGTCGAGCACCGAGAACAGGAGCAGGCTGCTGAGCGTCGAGGTACGCGTCGGCGACCCTTCGTTCGACAACACGAACTTCAGTTCCATGTCGCTATTCCCTTCCAGCTTTGCGTTCGGCGCAGCCCTGCCGCTAGAGAACGACTACCGGGAGATCCGGCGCCAGATCTGGCTCGCCACCGACGCGGCCTACAAGGCCGCGCTGGAGTCGCTGGCCGAGAAGCGAGCAGTGCTCCAGAACGAAACGCGAGCCGAGGACATCGGCGACTTCTCATCGGAGGAGCCGTTCACCTACTTCGACCAGGCCGACCCCGATCTTCCGTCCCGGACGGCGCTCGAAGAACTCGCACGGGACCTGTCCGCCGCGTTCCGGGATCTGCCGGAGATCTTCAGTTCAAACGTGTCGGCGTCAGCCGCCAACCGGCGCACCTACTACCTGAACAGCCAAGGGTCCGCCTTCATCCGCTCCGACCCCACCGCCTCGATCGTCGTGGCGGCGCGAACCCAGGCCACGGACGGTTCCGTGCTGAACGACTCCGTCTCAGCCCACGGAAGCTCCTGGGACGACATCAGCGACCGGAACGCTCTGGAGTCCCGTGTCGCGACCATGGGCGCCAATCTGACCGCTCGACGTTCCGCGGAAGCTCTCGATCGCTACAGCGGTCCAGTGCTGTTCGAGGGACAGGCCGC
Encoded proteins:
- a CDS encoding metallopeptidase TldD-related protein encodes the protein MLRSRQDRRARVVPHPLLATFVALLLLPLPAANAQETAELNVIMQAMRDELARSTEQLELEGLEKPYFLAYTVRESEQLNAAGSFGALLSSTENRSRLLSVEVRVGDPSFDNTNFSSMSLFPSSFAFGAALPLENDYREIRRQIWLATDAAYKAALESLAEKRAVLQNETRAEDIGDFSSEEPFTYFDQADPDLPSRTALEELARDLSAAFRDLPEIFSSNVSASAANRRTYYLNSQGSAFIRSDPTASIVVAARTQATDGSVLNDSVSAHGSSWDDISDRNALESRVATMGANLTARRSAEALDRYSGPVLFEGQAAAELFAQVMVPKLLGTRVPDAEPSFARMMQQSRNPFLDRVGARVLPRFLDIHDDPTLNDDGFLGGYEVDDDGVEPGPTALVENGVLKSLLTSRNPVPGIENSTGNRRGEGPAPSNLLVTSDRGMNRDELLAEFMLLVEERGADYGIVVRRLAKFETGDDPASLFNMLRAGPEAATALGDASLAFRVFPDGREELLPKAELVAVTEAAFRDIVAVSETSTVYSFPHSAAGGMIPSFLASALSALGLGEVVTVSIPDLLFEELSLRKPSGNAPHLPVAHHPSFDP